Proteins encoded together in one Microcebus murinus isolate Inina chromosome 18, M.murinus_Inina_mat1.0, whole genome shotgun sequence window:
- the DLX4 gene encoding homeobox protein DLX-4, with product MTSVPCPLPGRDASKAVFPDLAPVPSVVAAYPLGLSPTTAASPDLSYSGPYGHLLSYPYSGPATPRDSYLPCQQPAAPSQPLCGPAEHPQKPEADSEKPLLSREPSDGRPQAPAKKLRKPRTIYSSLQLQHLNQRFQHTQYLALPERAQLAVQLGLTQTQVKIWFQNKRSKYKKLLKQNSGGQEGDFPGRTPSVSPCSPPLPSLWDLPKAGALPTSGYGNSFGTWYQHHSPDVLAPPQMM from the exons ATGACCTctgtgccctgccccctccctggccGGGACGCCTCCAAAGCTGTCTTCCCAGACCTCGCCCCCGTCCCGTCGGTAGTGGCTGCCTACCCGCTTGGCCTGTCCCCCACAACCGCAGCCTCCCCCGATTTGTCCTACTCCGGGCCGTATGGCCACCTCCTGTCCTACCCCTACTCCGGGCCAGCGACCCCCAGGGACTCCTACCTGCCCTGCCAGCAACCCGCGGCGCCTTCGCAGCCGCTCTGTGGCCCCGCGGAGCACCCACAGAAACCGGAGGCAG ACTCTGAGAAGCCGCTGCTGTCCCGAGAGCCCTCGGACGGGCGCCCGCAGGCCCCGGCCAAGAAGCTGCGCAAGCCCAGGACCATCTATTCGAGCCTGCAGCTGCAGCACCTGAACCAGCGCTTCCAGCACACGCAGTACCTGGCGCTGCCGGAGAGGGCCCAGCTGGCCGTGCAGCTCGGCCTCACCCAGACCCAG GTAAAGATCTGGTTCCAGAACAAGCGCTCCAAATACAAGAAGCTCCTGAAACAGAACTCTGGGGGACAGGAAGGGGACTTCCCTGGGAGGACCCCTTCAGtgtctccctgctccccacccctaccATCCCTCTGGGATCTACCCAAGGCAGGGGCCCTGCCCACCAGTGGCTATGGCAACAGCTTTGGCACCTGGTATCAGCATCACTCCCCAGATGTGCTGGCTCCGCCTCAAATGATGTGA